Genomic segment of Drosophila biarmipes strain raj3 chromosome 2L, RU_DBia_V1.1, whole genome shotgun sequence:
CTCCATCTGGCCAACCGCATTTACGTCAACGATCGCTTCACTATAAATCCGGAGTTTAATCAAGTGGTCAAGGACTCCTTTAAGGCTGAAGCGAAGGCTATCAGCGTAAGTGATCCCAAAAGAGCCGCTTCGATCGTAAATAAGTGGGTGAGCGACCAGACACGCAGCAGGATCAAAACCCTTGTTGGGAAAGAAGATATGGGCCCACATCTTGTAATGGTTCTCTTGAACGCCATTTACTTCAAAGGTCAGTGGCAGCGCGCGTTCAACTCCACATACACGAAACGGGCCCATTTTCGAACTGCTGACAAGCAAACCGTTCCTGTCCAGATGATGGAGAAGCATGACAAATTTAAGGCGGGATATGTGCACAGTCTGGGTGCCAAGGTGATCGAGCTTCCCTACCGGAACTCAACCCTCTCCATGGTAATCTTTCTGCCGGAAAAAGTCGATGGGTTGCCAGAACTGGAGAGGAAGATCGCAGGCTTCTCTCCAGAGCTGAGAGAGCAGGAAGTGATTTTGAAGCTGCCAAAGTTCAAAATCGAATTTTCCTCCGAACTCAAGGGAACTCTTTCCAAGGTGGGTATGACCAGAGTTGAAAGCAGACAATTTCGTAATTTTCACCGATAGATGGGCATGCGAGATGCATTTAGTGGAGAGGCTGATTTTGGAGGTCTAGTTAAATCGTCAAATCCTAGATTCAGCAAAGTCATTCACAAGGCCTTCCTTGAGGTCAGCGAAGAGGGTGCCGAGGCGGCAGCTGCAACAGGTACCTTTGGTTTAATTATtagataaacattttttgccaCATATCATTTAAGCCGTACTTTTTGGAGTGTCCTTTCTCAGTGTTCAAAGCCAGCCCCCCCGACGTATATTGGAGATTAATGCCGATCATCCGTTTGCTTACGTCATTCGCGATAAGGACACCATTTACTTTCAAGGACACTTCGTAAAACCAGAAAAGTAAAGCTGGTAGAAGGAGAAGGAAAAGCTCTCACTttgtttaacaatttttaaatacaacgaattttcttttttttgaaaataaatgtaatttactTCTTTATGCATTGTTGTGAATTTTCTCTGTCTTATTAAACGAGAAGCACTCCGATGAGCACTTCCTCCAAGTCCTCAATCGGAACCAAACTTTTCTCAATGCTAGTTGGTTGTCCACTTAGTCTCAATCCACCTATTGTCCCTTTCTTAGCTGATCCCTAGGAGATTTATGCAGATCATACGACAGGTATGCCAGTTGATATTTTGTGGCCAGTGTGATAGAAGCtacagaaattaaaaataataataacaatataaacCTTGCTACCTTTCTCCAATACAGATTTTCCTGCGCTCGAAAACTTGACCTGTGACCTGATACCGTGAACTTGCCTTGCATTAAATTTCTAGTAGATCCTCATTTTAAAGTCCTTTAAAATGGTCTACAAATCTCTCCAGCAACCCTTTGCCATTTAGATTAAAGTCTCGAGTCTtgggaattttaattggaaGTCGTGCTTGAGGTTAATAGGTGTGCGTATCTCACTAGGTAGCGGGCCTTCTTactaaaatacatatatagaTGTGACGCCTAGGAGGTGCCCTGCAATGTCCGAAAAATACTTTGCTTACACTCATATTGCCAAGTAATGGTATGTGGCAGTCAAGGCACTTAGTTTTGGACCTTTAACATTAAGGAATGCGACTGaaccaattaaattataaagcataATGACAAATCTAATGTGATTAGACAACAAAGTATATAAAGACGAAATCATCTCGTAGCTTTGAACAGCGCTCAAAATGAAGTTTCTGTGTAAGTGAAAAAAGAACTGCCTTTAAACATCTAACTGAAGTTTCCACAGGTCTGATATTATTGGCCACGTCAGTGACTGGCCGATTCACTGATGATTTGTACCAACAATTGGCCGAAGATAATGCCAACGAGAATCTTATTTCCTCGCCCCTTTCCGTCGATATTGCCTTGGGCATGAGCTACATGGGAGCTGGGGGAAATACAGCCCGAGAAATGAGGGATGTCCTGAAGTTATCCGCAGATAAAAAGGAGGTGGCTCGTAACTACAAGCAACTTCTGACCAACCTCGAGGGTCGCGAGAAGGCAGCCATGCTCCATCTGGCCAACCGCATTTACGTCAACGATCGCTACACTATAAATCCGGAGTTTAATCAAGTGGTCAAGGACTCCTTTAAGGCCGAAGCGAAGCCTATCAGCATAAGTGTTCCTGAAAAAGCTGCTGAGATCGTCAATAAGTGGGTGAATGAAACGACGCGGAGCAGGATCAAAACCCTTGTTGAGGCCGATGATATGAGCCCGCCTCTTGTAATGGTTCTCTTGAACGCCATTTACTTCAAAGGTCAGTGGCAGCGCGCGTTTAACTCCACATACACGAAACGGGCCGATTTTCGAACTGCTGACAAGCAAACAGTTCCTGTCCAGATGATGGAGAAGCATGACGAATTTAAGGCGGGATATGTGCACAGTCTGGGTGCCAAGGTGATCGAGCTTCCCTACAGGAACTCAACCCTCTCCATGGTAATCTTTCTGCCGGAAAAAGTCGATGGGTTGCCAGAACTGGAGAGGAAGATCGCAGGCTTCTCTCCAGCGCTGAGAGAGCAGGAAGTGATTTTGAAGCTGCCAAAGTTCAAAATCGAATTTTCCTCCGAACTTAAGGGAACTCTTTCGAAGGTGGGTATGACCAGAGTTGAAAGCAGACACTTTCGTAATTTTCACCGATAGATGGGCATGCGAGATGCATTTAGTAAAGAGGCTGATTTTGGAGGTCTAGTTAAATCGTCAAATCCTAGAATCAGCAAAGTCATTCACAAGGCCTTCCTTGAGGTCAGCGAAGAGGGTGCGGAGGCGGCAGCTGCAACAGGTACCTTTGGTTTAATTATTAGATAAACATTCTTTGCCACGTATCATTTAAGCCGTACTTTTTGAAATGGTCGCTGTCAGTGCTCAAATCCAGCCACCCCCACATATCTTGGAGATTAATGCCGATCATCCGTTTGCTTATGTCATTCGCGATAAGGACACCATTTACTTTCAAGGACACTTCGTAAATCCAGAAGAGTAAAGCTGGTAGAAGGAGGAGGAAAAAGCTCTCACTTtgattacaatttataaatacaacgaatttccttttctttgaAAACAAATGTAAATTTACTTCTTTATGCATTGTTGTGAATTTTCTGTGTTTTATTAAACGAGAAGAACTACGATGAGCACCTTCCCCCAAATCCTTAATCCAAACAAGAAGTATATTTGTAAGCCGGGAGCATGTGGATATAATATTGTAGAAGCTAAGCCATTAAAATAATCTTTTGATCAAAGGCAACAGTACGTATGAGTGATATTTTCAACTTGGGGACCTTTACAAACATTCTTATCTAAAAACACCCAATAGTAATTTTACGCCACATAAGTTTGTTCGgtattttttgaatatatatttttggtgtgcACCTCATTACCAGTTTTGATTGCATTCGTATTTACAACTACAGGATTTGCAAGACTCATAATATAAAACTTAGGACTCGTGTCTGATTTCACACTTAGTTCTTGGTGAGTTCGATTTCGGCATGGATGCAGGACTTGCCCTGCAAGATACAAAATAAAGGATttgtaagaaaatatattacagtgtatatatatatacatataaaaatacaaaataagcCGGGCTCCGGTTTTTACTttacccttttttttttgctttatattcaaaaactcaaaaattggTTCGACGAAAAAGGCAAAACTAAAGTTATAATACACCTAATATAAATCAAGGAAAAATACGAAACAAATACTTATTGCTCTATTTTTACTActctttttacctttttttgtgaGTGTGCACATAATCACCTACCGTGTCATGCTTGATCTCCGAATCGATGATCAGGTGACCGCGCGCCATGCCCAGCATGGCCTTGTACTTGCTCAGGTCGACGGTGTGCTCGTTGGCGCAGACCTTCTCCTCGGCCACCGGGCAGGAGGAGGGGGCTCCGAAGAGCTTCAGCATGTCCTTGCCCTCGGAGGAGGCCTGGTCCATGGCGGCGCACAGGTCGATCTTGCCCTCCTTCATCACGATGCCGTCCTTCTGCACCTTGAACTTGGCCACGGCGGTGCCGAAGGGCTTGTTGCTGATGCAGCCCGAGGGAACCAGCTCGCACTTCTTGTTCAGCTTCAGGCTGAAGTCGCTGCCCACCGTCATGATGGAGTCCTCGCCAGCACAGTTCTCCAACTTCACCAGCTTGGCCTTGTAGCCATTCTAGAAGGGGACACATGTCCAGTGGTTGGGGGCCATTATAATCCCGAAACGAAGTTCACTTACGCAAGCCAGGGCAGCCTCAAAGGCCACGCAGATGAGCAGGAAAAGGCAGATCACTCGCTGCATTCTGTACACTCGGAGTTTTGGATGAATTTTGGAAATCCTGCCTAGGCCAGGCCCTATTTATATGGAACCCTGCTTGGCCGCCTTTCTCCCAAATCCACAATTATTTGCGCATTAAGCGGTATTTGGCTGCTGCGATCACTGATCGTTCGGCTCAATTGATTGCCGAGCCACCACTGGCCAAAGGCCCATCCATTAGACCGCTCTAAATGCCGGAATTACAGCCAATTTTAATTGCCCCCGCGACAGGGCATTGTTTGTGTTTAGCGTGTCGCTGGAGTTTGATCTTTGGATCGCCCGAAATTTGTTTGCACCCAAAGCTGTACAATATATACCATATAAGTGTAATAGATAGGTGACCAGCCCTCTGGTTAGCCAACAACGGCATGAACTCGTTGGGATTGTAATTGTTTTAATGGTCGCAGATAAAGATGATTTGTGGCTGCCAAGCAGTTATGGGCATTTGAATGGCATGCAATGGacctagttttttttttatattaatatttaaaaataaaaaaaataataaaaaataaataaaataatattattaacaaTTGATTCGCACACTTGCCAGTACTTCATTTGCATGGTTTATATAAACCATGTGCACTAAACAAATTAGGTTTGCCATTAAAGAAGATAGTTTAATTAGTTTAGTTGGATTtcttataagaaataaaagcGAAAGGTGTAAAAACAAATACTATCCCcaatgaaaatcaaattttccctaaattaaaagtaaacaaaagtgTGATTATCTTTCATCGAAGTGTTCATATTCTGCGTAATTCATTTGTTATAGcctttaaaattagttttcttattgattttgcaattttaaaaGGTGCGGTGAGAATCCAGAATGCCCTTAGATTAAAggctatattattttttccaaaagcTATGCAACAGCTAGAACCTAATAAGTTAACCTATTTTATCAGCATTTTAAAATCCCTTCTGCCTTTcgaatagtaataataatagttattTATTGTAGACTTTTTTCAAActaacataatttaatttaattaacctTTTCAATTTAGCTAAGGATCATAGCTAGAACCCCCACATCTTTTAGAAAGAGTCGCTCATCCTCGCTGTTGGTGGAGATTGCCTTTCAGGTTCTTACTCCGTTGGTGGAGCTTCAGATGGTTCAGCTTCGGCTTTTTTTTCAGTGTTCTTTCTGCAGCAGCCGCCTCCCCTCCGCCCTCCGCTGCTTCCGTGGCCCCCTCGACAGCCCCCTCTCCCGTGGCGGCCCCTTCCCCAGGCGCAGCAGTGGTCTGCTTCCCGATCGGCGGGGCGTAGGGGAAGCTCATGTGGTGGTAGCAGTCGTCTCGGCACAGAGCCAGAGTCTTGTACTCGTTCCTCCGGTACATCTGCCGGCACTTGGTGGTCACCTAGAAGATCGAAGGCTGAGGGATGGTGGTCATGATCAAAATTGGAGCGCGGCTACCTGTATGCAGTCGAATAGCACTCGGTGGAAGGTGTAGTAGACCCGACGAGGTCCCTTGCAGTTCCGCTCGTGGATGTACTTGTTTCTCACCAGGCAGTTGCTGTTCCTGGCTGGAAGCTCGGAAATTGAGAGGTCTTGTGATCGAATCAGCTTGATGTAGTTAAATCTTACTTCTGCGCTTGGCACCCCCTATAAGAACGAAACTGACTGCAACGGCCGTCAACAAAAGGTGTACCTTCATGACGGGACATCAGATAGATTGAGACTGAGGGACATGCTAATTGCGAAGAACTGACAACTAACAACGCCCCCCAGCATGGAAATTACAATTTAAGCAACATAGAAGGCTCTAGTGGATGccatcgactatcagatacccattaCCCAGATGAGGTTAGACCGCGTGTTCTCAAGATTGCATATATTATTTCTATGAACCATTTTGgcttgaatatacatatacagtATTAACCatgtttccgagatctcagcgttcttacggacagacagacggacagatcgactcggctagtgaccCTGGTCATGGGTAGcaagtataaaaattgtaatgtTCCACAAAGCATTAGGCTTTATATTTCTAAACCTTTTAAATCATCAGGCTAGTCCGGTACGAGTAGAGATGGAAAGTGTTCATCGAGGAACGCCTTTTCTGATTGAGGATTTGAGGGAAAGCGCCGAATGGAGTATTGAAACACAGCAAAATCACACAAATAAGCGTGGCAGCAAGGTGCACTTATTTATAGGGACATACGGGTATGGATTGGAGGGGGAAGTATATTCGGAGTTCTCAATTCACGTTCACTCttagtaaatattatttgtacAGAAAAATTAGgccatatttaataataaattggtTAACTGTGTAAACACACTTTTACCTGTGTTATTCAGTTTTCTGGCTTTACAAAGTGACCCTGAAGGTAAATGGTGTCCTTATCGCGGATGACATAGGCAAACGGATGGTCAGCATTGATCATGAAGGGGGATAGGTATTGTGAGGACATCGGTAGCAGTTTGGAAGCAAAATACTAACTGCGAAATAGATGAAATTTAAGAGTGAAAGTGCTATCCACTAAACAAACCATAAGTACCTCTTAGAGGAGGTCCCTCAGCACCCTCTTCGTTGACCTAAATGAAGGCCTTGTGCTGCACTTCGCTGATCCTGACTCCTGAC
This window contains:
- the LOC108036046 gene encoding serine protease inhibitor 42Dd-like isoform X2: MKILCLLLLATSVTGRFTDDLYQLLAKNSANKNLITSPLSVDIALGMAYMGAGGNTAREMRDVLKLPADKKEVARKYKQLLTNLEGREKAAMLHLANRIYVNDRFTINPEFNQVVKDSFKAEAKAISVSDPKRAASIVNKWVSDQTRSRIKTLVGKEDMGPHLVMVLLNAIYFKGQWQRAFNSTYTKRAHFRTADKQTVPVQMMEKHDKFKAGYVHSLGAKVIELPYRNSTLSMVIFLPEKVDGLPELERKIAGFSPELREQEVILKLPKFKIEFSSELKGTLSKMGMRDAFSGEADFGGLVKSSNPRFSKVIHKAFLEVSEEGAEAAAATVSFLSVQSQPPRRILEINADHPFAYVIRDKDTIYFQGHFVKPEK
- the LOC108036046 gene encoding serine protease inhibitor 42Dd-like isoform X1, yielding MKILCLLLLATSVTGRFTDDLYQLLAKNSANKNLITSPLSVDIALGMAYMGAGGNTAREMRDVLKLPADKKEVARKYKQLLTNLEGREKAAMLHLANRIYVNDRFTINPEFNQVVKDSFKAEAKAISVSDPKRAASIVNKWVSDQTRSRIKTLVGKEDMGPHLVMVLLNAIYFKGQWQRAFNSTYTKRAHFRTADKQTVPVQMMEKHDKFKAGYVHSLGAKVIELPYRNSTLSMVIFLPEKVDGLPELERKIAGFSPELREQEVILKLPKFKIEFSSELKGTLSKMGMRDAFSGEADFGGLVKSSNPRFSKVIHKAFLEVSEEGAEAAAATAVLFGVSFLSVQSQPPRRILEINADHPFAYVIRDKDTIYFQGHFVKPEK
- the LOC108036070 gene encoding serine protease inhibitor 42Dd-like; protein product: MKFLCLILLATSVTGRFTDDLYQQLAEDNANENLISSPLSVDIALGMSYMGAGGNTAREMRDVLKLSADKKEVARNYKQLLTNLEGREKAAMLHLANRIYVNDRYTINPEFNQVVKDSFKAEAKPISISVPEKAAEIVNKWVNETTRSRIKTLVEADDMSPPLVMVLLNAIYFKGQWQRAFNSTYTKRADFRTADKQTVPVQMMEKHDEFKAGYVHSLGAKVIELPYRNSTLSMVIFLPEKVDGLPELERKIAGFSPALREQEVILKLPKFKIEFSSELKGTLSKMGMRDAFSKEADFGGLVKSSNPRISKVIHKAFLEVSEEGAEAAAATAVLFEMVAVSAQIQPPPHILEINADHPFAYVIRDKDTIYFQGHFVNPEE
- the LOC108036074 gene encoding uncharacterized protein LOC108036074, producing MQRVICLFLLICVAFEAALACNGYKAKLVKLENCAGEDSIMTVGSDFSLKLNKKCELVPSGCISNKPFGTAVAKFKVQKDGIVMKEGKIDLCAAMDQASSEGKDMLKLFGAPSSCPVAEEKVCANEHTVDLSKYKAMLGMARGHLIIDSEIKHDTGKSCIHAEIELTKN
- the LOC108036075 gene encoding uncharacterized protein LOC108036075; its protein translation is MKVHLLLTAVAVSFVLIGGAKRRTRNSNCLVRNKYIHERNCKGPRRVYYTFHRVLFDCIQVTTKCRQMYRRNEYKTLALCRDDCYHHMSFPYAPPIGKQTTAAPGEGAATGEGAVEGATEAAEGGGEAAAAERTLKKKPKLNHLKLHQRSKNLKGNLHQQRG